CCTGGTATTCGCCTATAAATCATCGCCCTCCAGTAATGGAGGACATTACTTACAAAAAATTGGCGCGGATGGGTCGCTGCAATATCCTTCTTTCATCAATATTGGTTTCAAACTGCAGTGTCTCGTCCGGGAGCCGCTTCCAAACCCGGATGAAGAGCTGCCTCCTCCCGATACGCTCTGTTTCATCAGCTGCAGCCCCAACCCCTTCAATCCCAGGGTGAATATCGCTTTCAGCATTCCCAGCCAAGGCAAGACAAAGCTTGGGGTCTATGACCTGCGCGGTAGAAAGATACGCGTCCTGGTGGATGAGGGTTTGCCCGCAGCGGAATATAGGGTGAGCTGGGATGGCAAAGACGATGCCGGCAGAGATTCAGCCTCGGGCGTGTATTTCCTCAAGCTGGAAAATGGAGGTTTGTCCAGTAAGCGCAAAATAACCTTGCTCAAATGAATATCAAGGTCTCGCGGGGTGGATAATATCATCCATGGCGAGATGAACCTTGGAAAACTTTAAAGACAACTTGGAAGTCCAAGGGCGGGCTGTTCAAGGATATCCGGGCTGTGGGGAAGAGGGGATGGTGTGTAAATTTGAGCAAAGCGGATTTGTTTTTTGCTTGAATCAGGCGTGAGGCAGCGGGCGTTTTGGGCAATATTAAAGGCGATAATATTGAGGGCGAATC
Above is a genomic segment from Candidatus Cloacimonadota bacterium containing:
- a CDS encoding T9SS type A sorting domain-containing protein, whose translation is MKLKLTSDNSILVFAYKSSPSSNGGHYLQKIGADGSLQYPSFINIGFKLQCLVREPLPNPDEELPPPDTLCFISCSPNPFNPRVNIAFSIPSQGKTKLGVYDLRGRKIRVLVDEGLPAAEYRVSWDGKDDAGRDSASGVYFLKLENGGLSSKRKITLLK